In the genome of Haloprofundus halobius, the window CTCGACCGGTTGCGGTAGCGTCGAAGTCTACGCCGTCGTTGCTCACGCGGGGTCGAGGTCGATGTCGACCCGCCGACCGGTCCGCGCGGACTCGTACGCCGCGGCGGTCAGCGCGACGGCGCGGAAGGAGTCGCGGGCGGTCGCGGGCGGCTCCTCGCCGGCGTCGAGCGCGTCGACGAACGCCTCTATCTTGTTCGGGTCGTCCCCCCGGTCGAGGTGCGGGCGCCACTCGTCGCCGTCGGCGTCGACAACGACCACCTCGTCCTCGTCGAAGCGAATCTCCTCGGAGTCGGTCCAGACGCGGATGCGCTCTGTGAACCGCGGGGTTCGCCCCGAGACGGCAACGGTCCCGGTGAGGCCGCCCTCGAAGGTGACGCAGAGCGCGGCGTCGGACTCGACGCGCTCGTCGTCGTCCTCGAACGTCATCTCGGCGGAGACGCTGACGGGCTCCAGCCCCGTCGTCCAGAGGAGTCCGTCGATGAGGTGGTTACCGGTGTCGTAGGTGACGCTCCCGCCGCTGAGGTCTGGATTCGTCCGCCACGTGCCGCCGAACAGCTCCATGTACGGCTGGGAGATCTCGGCGTCGACGTAGACCACGTCGTCCGAGGACTCCGCGAGACGTCGGCGCGCCGTCCGGTAGGCGCCGTTGAGGTGGCGCTGGTAGCCGAGCATCACCGTCCGGTCGCTCGCCTCGACGCGGTCGACGAGTTCCCTCGCCTTCGCCGGGTCGACGCAGAGCGGTTTCTCGCAGAGCACGTCGAGCCCGGCGTCGAGCCCGGCGGTGACCTGTTCGTAGTGGAGCGCGTGCGGGGTCGAGACGACGACGGCGTCGAGTTCCTCGGCCGCCAACAGTTCCTCGTAGCTCTCGTACAGCGCCCCCGCCGAGAGCGCGAGCTTCTCACCGGCGCGCCGGCGCGCCTCGGCGGCGACGTCGGCGACGCCGACGACTGTCGTCCGCTCGTGGTCCCGTATCTGACCGCCGATGACGCCGCCTAGCCACCCGTGGCCGACGATGCCGAATCGATACTCTGGCGTCACCTCGCCGTTGTTCTGGCTGCTCACAGAGGGTGCCTCGCTGCGACTGGATTAAACCTTCTGGTGCTGGTGAACGGCCGCGGGAGCGGTTACGGATGGCGCATATTGTCCGGCGTCCTCACCCGTACACGCCGATGGCTGTCGCGGGCCGCGCGTCGCCGGAGTGCACCGCCACCGCCTCGCGCGTCACGCTCTGTTCGAGGTATCGAGCGTCGCAGCGTCGTCATACAGCGCCTCGTAGCCGTCGAGGAACGTCCGGAGCTCGTCGTACGTCGGCGGCGTCCCGTTTCTGACGAACCAGCCGGCGACGGCGCTCCCGGCGGCGAGCTGGGCGCCGCCGTCGAGACCGGTGAGCTTCCCGACGATGAGACCCGCGTTGAAGTGGTCGCCAGCGCTCGTGGTTATCGTCGGATTCGGCTCGTGCGGGACGGTGATGCGCCAGTGCCCCGTGCCACTCGCCATCGCCGCCTCCCTCAGCGCGTGGACTACCACCGTCGAGACACCGAGCGCGTCGCGCAGGGCGACGGCGACATCGACCAGCGGTCCTTCCTCGTCGACGCCCGACGCGACGAGGTCCGCAAGCCGGAGCGCCTCCGCCCGATTCACGCTGACGGTGATGGGGACGACGTCGTCGAGCGCGTCGAGCGACGAGACGCCCTCGATTAGCGTCTCCGACGAGAGCCGCCTGACGTCGG includes:
- a CDS encoding Gfo/Idh/MocA family protein, with the translated sequence MSSQNNGEVTPEYRFGIVGHGWLGGVIGGQIRDHERTTVVGVADVAAEARRRAGEKLALSAGALYESYEELLAAEELDAVVVSTPHALHYEQVTAGLDAGLDVLCEKPLCVDPAKARELVDRVEASDRTVMLGYQRHLNGAYRTARRRLAESSDDVVYVDAEISQPYMELFGGTWRTNPDLSGGSVTYDTGNHLIDGLLWTTGLEPVSVSAEMTFEDDDERVESDAALCVTFEGGLTGTVAVSGRTPRFTERIRVWTDSEEIRFDEDEVVVVDADGDEWRPHLDRGDDPNKIEAFVDALDAGEEPPATARDSFRAVALTAAAYESARTGRRVDIDLDPA